The Manihot esculenta cultivar AM560-2 chromosome 11, M.esculenta_v8, whole genome shotgun sequence genome includes a region encoding these proteins:
- the LOC110625544 gene encoding protein ROOT HAIR DEFECTIVE 3 homolog 1, with protein MAKNEECCSTQLIDGDGVFNATGLEQFIKDVRLAEFGLSYAVVSIMGPQSSGKSTLLNNLFRTNFIEMDAFRGRSQTTKGIWLARCAGIEPCTLVMDLEGTDGRERGEDDTAFEKQSALFALAVSDIVLINMWCHDIGREQAANKPLLKTVFQVMMRLFSPRKTTLLFVIRDKTRTPLENLEPVLREDIQKIWDGVPKPDAHKETPISEFFNVEVVALSSFEEKEEQFREQVANLRQRFVHSIAPGGLAGDRQGVVPASGFYFSAQHIWKVIKENKDLDLPAHKVMVATVRCEEIASEKYANFSANEGWLQIEESVHSIPVSGFGKKLSSTLSACLSGYDEEAIFFDEGVRSAKRKQLEEKLLQLVQPAYQSMLAHIRSGTLDKFKEAFVKALDAGEGFSSAARTCTQSYVALFDEECADAVIEQANWDSSKVRDKLQRDIDAHIASVRAAKLSEFTSSFEAKLNEALAGPVEALLDGANSETWPAIRKLLQRETESAVGGLSSALIGFDMDEQSKDKMLKSLENHARGIVEAKAKEEAGRVLIRMKDRFSMLFSHDSDSMPRVWTGNEDIRAITKTARTASLKILSVMAAIRLGDEVDNIESTLSSALMDTKSNLAITDRSITTCDPLASSSWDEIPSSRTLITPVQCKSTWRQFKMETEYSVTQAISAQEASKRSNNWLPPPWAIVALIVLGFNEFMTLLRNPLYVGFIFLAYLLMKALWVQLDISGEFRNGALPGLISLSSKLLPTVMNLMKKLAEEGQMPATNDPRPQRNPSMAAKTFRNGNETSSAMSTASSGVTNAENGTEYSSTSKYD; from the exons ATGG CGAAAAATGAAGAATGTTGTTCTACTCAGCTGATTGATGGAGATGGTGTATTTAATGCTACTGGACTAGAACAATTTATCAAGGATGTGAGATTGGCCGAATTTGGACTATCATATGCTGTAGTCTCCATTATGGGCCCACAAAGTAGTG GGAAAAGCactctattaaataatttatttcgtACCAACTTTATAGAGATGGATGCTTTTAGAGGAAG GTCTCAAACCACTAAGGGTATTTGGTTAGCTAGATGTGCTGGCATTGAACCTTGTACTCTTGTAATGGACTTAGAGGGTACTGATGGAAGAGAACGAGGAGAG GATGATACAGCATTTGAGAAGCAGAGTGCACTGTTTGCCCTTGCTGTTTCAGATATAGTATTGATTAACAT GTGGTGTCATGATATTGGCCGTGAGCAAGCTGCAAATAAACCTCTTTTGAAGACTGTATTCCAG GTCATGATGCGATTATTTAGTCCACGCAAGACAACTTTGTTGTTTGTCATACGTGATAAAACAAGG ACACCGCTGGAGAATTTGGAACCTGTCCTAAGAGAAGATATTCAGAAG ATATGGGATGGCGTTCCTAAGCCAGATGCACACAAGGAAACTCCAATAAGTGAATTTTTTAAT GTTGAAGTTGTTGCCCTTTCtagttttgaagaaaaagaagaacaatTCAGAGAACAA GTGGCTAACTTGAGGCAACGATTTGTCCATTCAATTGCGCCCGGTGGGCTTGCTGGAGATCGACAGGGTGTAGTACCCGCTTCTGGATTTTATTTTAGTGCTCAACATATTTGGAAAGTCATCAAGGAGAACAAGGACCTTGATCTTCCTGCCCACAAG GTCATGGTTGCTACTGTGCGCTGTGAAGAAATTGCAAGTGAAAAGTATGCTAATTTCAGTGCAAATGAG GGGTGGCTTCAAATAGAAGAGTCTGTACATTCTATCCCTGTCTCTGGGTTTGGAAAGAAACTTAGTTCAACTCTAAGTGCTTGTTTGTCCGG GTATGATGAAGAAGCTATCTTTTTTGACGAAGGAGTCAGATCTGCAAAGCGAAAGCAGCTTGAAGAAAAACTGCTGCAA CTTGTCCAACCAGCATATCAGTCCATGTTGGCACATATAAGGTCAGGAACTCTTGACAAATTCAAGGAAGCTTTTGTTAAGGCTTTGGATGCAGGGGAAGGGTTTTCTTCAGCTGCTCGAACTTGCACTCAATCTTACGTGGCTCTATTTGATGAAGAATGTGCAG ATGCTGTCATTGAACAAGCAAACTGGGATTCATCTAAAGTCAGGGATAAGCTGCAACGTGATATAGATGCACATATTGCCTCTGTTCGTGCTGCTAAACTGTCTGAATTTACATCATCGTTTGAG GCTAAACTGAATGAGGCACTAGCAGGACCCGTGGAAGCTCTCTTAGATGGGGCTAACAGTGAGACTTGGCCAGCAATAAGGAAACTTCTGCAGCGTGAAACAGAATCAGCTGTTGGTGGCCTCTCTAGTGCACTTATTGGCTTTGACATGGATGAACAATCTAAGGATAAAATGCTCAAGAGTTTGGAGAATCACGCAAGGGGTATAGTTGAAGCAAAAGCTAAGGAAGAAGCTGGACGAGTCCTGATTCGTATGAAAGACAG GTTTTCTATGTTGTTTAGCCATGATTCTGATTCAATGCCACGAGTTTGGACTGGAAATGAAGATATTCGAGCAATTACAAAAACTGCTCGCACTGCT TCCTTGAAGATTTTATCTGTGATGGCTGCAATCCGTTTGGGTGATGAAGTTGATAATATTGAAAGTACCCTATCATCTGCTTTGATGGATACAAAGAGTAATCTTGCTATTACTGATAGAAGCATCACAACATGTGATCCACTGGCTTCAAGTTCTTGGGATGAg ATTCCATCATCAAGGACCTTGATCACACCTGTTCAGTGCAAATCTACGTGGAGGCAATTCAAGATGGAGACAGAGTACAGTGTCACTCAAGCCATTTCTGCTCAG GAAGCCAGCAAACGCAGCAACAACTGGTTACCACCCCCATGGGCAATTGTTGCTTTGATTGTGCTGGGATTTAATGAATTTATGACACTACTAAG AAATCCCTTGTATGTGGGATTCATCTTTCTAGCTTATCTACTGATGAAAGCCTTGTGGGTGCAACTGGACATTTCCGGTGAATTCCGCAATGGAGCT CTTCCTGGGCTTATTTCTTTGTCTTCGAAGTTGCTTCCGACTGTTATGAACCTCATGAAAAAACTAGCTGAGGAGGGGCAGATGCCTGCTACTAATGATCCTCGTCCTCAGAGAAACCCATCCATGGCAGCAAAGACTTTTCGGAATGGAAATGAGACCAGCAGTGCTATGTCAACTGCTTCCTCCGGGGTAACTAATGCCGAAAATGGGACTGAATACTCTAGCACCTCAAAATATGACTAA
- the LOC110625545 gene encoding protein HOTHEAD, with translation MASVGTLKLSLLCLLFFVSTLSSSQGKKNLYPFIKKASSFISSSSFSSSGAKESAYDYIIVGGGTAGCPLAATLSQNFKVLLLERGGVPFTNPNVSFLSNFHITLADTSPTSASQCFISTDGVLNARARVLGGGTSINAGFYSRASTRFIKKVGWDERLVNESYPWIEKQIVHSPSVAPWQVALRDSLLDVGVSPFNGFTYDHIYGTKIGGTIFDRFGRRHTAAELLASGNPQMLTVLVHATVQKVLFETSDTGKTPKAKGVIFKDENGKQHQAFLANNPRSEIILSCGAIGTPQMLLLSGIGPRAELEKMRIPLVLDNEFVGKEMVDNPMNTIFVPSKRPVHQSLIQTVGITQLGVYIESSSGFGQSNDSIHCHHGIMSAEIGQLSTIPPKQRTPDAIQAYVKRKKDLPREAFQGGFILEKLANPLSTGNLSLISTNVDDNPSVTFNYFKHPKDLQQCVYGIRMAAKVVQSEYFTNFTQCDKQTLEKILNMSVIANVNLIPKHLNDTKSLEQFCKDTVITIWHYHGGCHVGKVVNPDYRVIGVERLRIVDGSTLDESPGTNPQATVLMMGRYMGLKILRDRLGKAAGVSGPKINQRQWDFK, from the exons ATGGCGTCTGTTGGGACACTGAAGCTCTCTCTTCTTTGCTTGCTTTTCTTCGTTtcaactctctcttcttctcaag GGAAGAAGAATTTGTATCCATTTATAAAGAAAGCAAGCAGTTTCATCTCCTCCTCATCATTCTCATCAAGTGGTGCTAAAGAGAGTGCCTATGATTATATAATAGTTGGAGGTGGAACAGCTGGGTGTCCTTTGGCTGCAACATTGTCCCAAAATTTCAAGGTGCTGTTGCTTGAAAGAGGAGGTGTTCCTTTCACAAATCCAAATGTTTCCTTCTTAAGCAATTTCCATATTACTCTTGCTGATACTTCTCCAACTTCTGCTTCCCAATGCTTCATTTCAACTGATGGAGTCCTCAATGCTAGGGCTAGGGTTTTGGGTGGTGGTACTAGCATCAATGCTGGATTCTACAGTAGAGCAAGCACAag GTTTATAAAGAAAGTAGGATGGGATGAAAGATTGGTGAATGAGTCATATCCTTGGATTGAGAAGCAAATTGTTCACAGCCCCAGTGTTGCCCCATGGCAGGTTGCTCTAAGGGACAGTCTATTGGATGTTGGGGTCTCACCTTTTAATGGATTCACTTATGATCACATCTATGGAACCAAGATTGGTGGCACCATCTTTGACCGGTTTGGCCGCCGGCACACCGCAGCGGAGCTGCTTGCCTCCGGTAACCCTCAGATGCTTACTGTCTTGGTACATGCCACAGTCCAAAAAGTTCTTTTTGAAACATCAG ATACAGGGAAGACTCCAAAGGCAAAGGGAGTCATATTCAAAGATGAAAATGGGAAGCAACATCAAGCATTTCTTGCAAATAATCCTAGGAGTGAGATAATATTGTCCTGTGGAGCCATTGGCACACCTCAGATGCTGCTGCTAAGTGGTATTGGCCCAAGAGCTGAACTTGAAAAGATGAGAATTCCACTAGTACTTGACAATGAATTTGTTGGGAAAGAAATGGTTGATAATCCTATGAACACCATTTTTGTACCATCTAAAAGACCAGTTCATCAATCCTTAATACAAACTGTTGGGATTACACAGCTGGGTGTTTATATTGAATCTAGCAGTGGATTTGGACAGTCCAACGATAGCATTCATTGTCACCATGGAATCATGTCTGCTGAG ATAGGACAGCTATCTACCATTCCTCCAAAGCAAAGAACACCAGATGCCATTCAAGCCTACGTTAAAAGAAAGAAGGACCTGCCTCGTGAAGCATTTCAGGGAGGCTTCATTCTTGAAAAGCTTGCCAACCCCCTTTCAACGGGGAACCTTAGCTTGATCAGCACAAATGTTGATGATAATCCTTCTGTCACCTTCAACTATTTCAAACATCCCAAAGATCTACAGCAATGTGTTTATGGTATCAGAATGGCTGCAAAGGTTGTTCAATCAGAATACTTCACAAACTTCACACAATGTGATAAGCAGACTCTGGAGAAGATTCTTAACATGAGTGTTATTGCTAATGTAAACCTCATACCTAAGCATTTGAATGACACCAAGTCTCTAGAGCAGTTCTGCAAAGATACAGTGATCACAATCTGGCATTATCATGGCGGGTGTCATGTAGGTAAAGTGGTGAACCCTGACTACAGAGTTATTGGTGTTGAAAGGCTTCGGATCGTCGATGGTTCCACGCTCGATGAATCCCCTGGCACTAACCCTCAAGCCACAGTCTTGATGATGGGCAG GTACATGGGACTGAAGATTTTGAGAGATAGACTAGGAAAGGCAGCTGGTGTTTCGGGACCAAAGATCAACCAGAGACAATGGGATTTCAAGTAG
- the LOC110625953 gene encoding NDR1/HIN1-like protein 13 — MTERVYPSSKPPINGNATTTNPSFPATKAQLYGASRPAYLPQPQRKRSRRSCCCVCFFWVFFIIFVILLLAAIAGAIIYVIYRPHRPTFSVSGFKISSLNLTSSSHLTTNINMNITARNPNKKLVYIYNPVTIVVTTDKDDILIGNGLLPSFVHGTKNTTLLKATITSSGQQLDDASSSRLKTDLKSKNGLDLKIELETKVKLKMGGLKTPKIRIRVACDGIKATVPSGKTATTASVSKAKCKVDLRIKIWKWTF; from the coding sequence ATGACAGAAAGAGTTTACCCTTCTTCGAAACCTCCCATTAATGGCAACGCTACCACCACCAACCCCTCTTTTCCGGCCACCAAAGCTCAGCTCTATGGAGCCAGCCGTCCTGCCTACCTTCCTCAACCCCAACGTAAACGCAGCCGTCGGAGTTGCTGCTGTGTTTGTTTTTTCTGGGTATTCTTTATCATATTTGTAATCCTCCTTCTTGCTGCCATAGCTGGTGCCATCATCTATGTTATCTACCGTCCCCACCGGCCCACCTTCTCCGTCTCCGGCTTCAAAATCTCCTCTCTCAACCTCACTTCATCTTCCCATCTCACCACTAATATCAACATGAACATCACTGCACGAAACCCCAACAAGAAGCTCGTCTACATCTACAACCCTGTCACCATCGTTGTAACCACAGACAAAGATGATATTCTTATAGGAAATGGCTTGTTACCCTCTTTTGTGCATGGCACCAAGAACACGACCTTGCTGAAAGCTACCATCACAAGCAGTGGTCAACAGCTAGACGATGCCTCTTCTAGCCGATTAAAGACAGATTTGAAGAGCAAAAATGGCTTGGATTTGAAGATAGAGCTGGAAACTAAGGTGAAACTGAAGATGGGAGGATTAAAAACACCAAAAATCAGGATTAGAGTAGCCTGTGATGGGATTAAAGCTACTGTTCCTAGTGGGAAAACGGCAACTACTGCTTCAGTTTCTAAAGCCAAATGCAAAGTTGATTTGAGGATCAAAATCTGGAAATGGACTTTCTGA
- the LOC110625543 gene encoding receptor-like serine/threonine-protein kinase ALE2, whose product MEVQMGILLVSIWVAACALSVHGSAEPASSPNQAPHSYSENRYGKLSTLPPIKAFHISSSIDHSPNEASPNIIKPSSIALAPSISSYQSPTKKWMHGPAYSSSISTNRNFHHHHGRSYNQIAPSVPSLHSPSPSSMSWGSLAPTLSPIAPESHSNMHIHPPAISPLHSNLKKMKAPQPSQILSLPPPPPNGDCPAVTCTEPLTYTPPGTFCGCVWPIQVTLRLGVAIYSFFTLVTELAEEIAASVALSHSQVHIMGANAASQQLEKSTVLINLVPMGVKFSDTTALSIYKKFWNKQVLIKASLFGTYEVLSVHYPGLPPSPPSPLSISTIDDEPYPRHDNNERTDKPLGADVPRRKKDALGGSTTAIIILSSFTALVICIAAAWLFLLKYGNCAHQPQRVSQLSVTSPAKPSGTSGPEIFGGIPSSSSMSFSSGAMAHTGSAKVFALDEIEKATSKFDPSRILGKGGFGVVYSGQLDDGRKVAVKVLKRDDQHGNREFLAEVEMLDRLHHRNLVKLIGICTEHTRCLVYELIPNGSVESHLHGVDKEIDPLNWDARMKIALGAARGLAYLHEDSSPRVIHRDFKSSNILLEHDFTPKVSDFGLAREAMDEENKHISTHVMGTFGYLAPEYAMTGHLLVKSDVYSYGVVLLELLTGRKPVDLSQQPGQENLVAYARPLLTNKEDLETIIDPAIKFTVSFDTIVKVAAIASMCVQPEVSHRPFMGEVVQALKLVCNEFNETEVQRSRSHSYENLLIDVDSMSTRVSDKIKEVSQSHHPLPLSASDLFTESVGLEEQEFGSFRRHSSSGPMRTGSRRQFWQRLRSLSRGSMSEHGFSLKLWPGTR is encoded by the exons ATGGAGGTGCAAATGGGTATTTTGCTGGTGAGTATATGGGTAGCTGCTTGTGCTTTGTCAGTTCATGGATCTGCAG AACCTGCTTCCTCTCCTAATCAAGCTCCTCACAGCTACAGTGAAAACAGATATGGAAAGCTGAGCACTTTACCCCCCATCAAAGCTTTCCACATTTCCTCTTCCATAGATCATTCTCCAAATGAAG CCTCACCCAACATAATTAAGCCCTCAAGTATTGCACTTGCGCCTTCTATATCATCATATCAAAGTCCTACAAAGAAGTGGATGCATGGTCCTGCATATTCATCTTCAATCTCAACTAACAGAAattttcatcatcatcatgGAAGAAGTTACAATCAAATAG CTCCTTCGGTGCCTTCACTCCACTCTCCATCTCCTTCATCCATGAGCTGGGGTTCTCTTGCGCCTACTTTATCACCAATTGCCCCAGAGAGCCACTCTAATA TGCACATCCATCCTCCCGCAATATCTCCATTGCATTCTAACTTGAAGAAGATGAAGGCTCCACAACCATCACAAATTTTGTCTCTGCCACCCCCACCTCCTAATGGAG ATTGTCCAGCAGTAACATGCACTGAGCCACTAACATATACTCCTCCTGGGACATTTTGTGGATGTGTGTGGCCAATTCAAGTTACACTCCGCCTTGGTGTTGCCATATATTCATTCTTTACTTTGGTTACAGAGTTGGCTGAGGAAATTGCAGCCAGTGTTGCACTAAGCCACAGTCAGGTTCACATTATGGGAGCCAATGCAGCTAGTCAGCAGCTAGAAAAAAGCACTGTTCTCATTAACCTAGTACCAATGGGAGTAAAATTTTCTGATACTACTGCATTATCAATCTACaagaagttctggaataaaCAGGTTCTCATAAAGGCTTCCCTCTTCGGTACTTATGAAGTATTATCAGTTCATTATCCAG GTCTTCCACCCTCTCCGCCTTCACCTTTGAGCATTTCTACCATAGATGATGAACCATATCCTCGTCATGACAACAATGAAAGGACAGATAAACCTTTAGGTGCTGATGTACCTAGAAGGAAAAAAGATGCACTTGGTGGAAGCACAACAGCTATAATAATTCTTTCCTCTTTCACTGCCTTGGTCATATGTATTGCAGCCGCCTGGCTTTTCTTGTTGAAATATGGAAATTGTGCTCATCAACCTCAGCGAGTTTCACAACTTTCAGTGACCTCCCCTGCAAAGCCATCAG GTACTTCTGGGCCTGAGATTTTTGGAGGCATTCCTAGTTCTTCATCAATGTCCTTCAGTTCTGGTGCCATGGCACATACAGGATCTGCTAAGGTTTTCGCATTGGATGAGATAGAGAAGGCCACTAGTAAGTTTGATCCTTCAAGGATCCTTGGAAAAGGTGGATTTGGGGTTGTCTACAGTGGCCAGTTAGATGATGGAAGGAAGGTGGCTGTGAAGGTTTTGAAAAGAGATGATCAACATGGCAACCGAGAGTTCTTGGCAGAAGTTGAAATGCTTGACCGGTTACATCACAGAAACCTAGTTAAATTGATTGGCATTTGCACGGAGCACACCCGCTGCCTAGTCTATGAACTTATTCCAAATGGAAGTGTTGAATCACATTTACATG GAGTTGACAAGGAAATTGATCCACTAAACTGGGATGCCCGAATGAAGATTGCCCTTGGTGCAGCTCGAGGCCTAGCCTATCTGCATGAAGACTCAAGCCCTCGGGTTATACATCGAGATTTCAAGTCCAGTAACATCTTGTTAGAGCATGATTTTACACCTAAGGTTTCAGATTTTGGATTGGCTCGAGAAGCAATGGACGAGGAAAACAAACACATCTCCACACATGTTATGGGGACTTTTGG TTACCTGGCTCCAGAGTATGCAATGACCGGACATCTTCTTGTAAAGAGCGATGTTTACAGCTATGGTGTAGTCCTTCTTGAGCTCTTAACTGGACGAAAACCTGTAGACTTGTCACAACAACCAGGTCAAGAAAATCTTGTTGCTTATGCTCGTCCGCTCCTGACAAACAAGGAAGATTTAGAAACAATTATCGATCCAGCTATAAAGTTTACTGTCTCCTTTGATACCATTGTCAAAGTGGCAGCAATTGCATCAATGTGTGTGCAACCAGAAGTATCTCACCGTCCTTTTATGGGTGAAGTAGTTCAGGCCTTGAAGCTTGTTTGCAATGAATTTAATGAAACAGAAGTGCAAAGATCAAGAAGCCACAGCTATGAGAATCTTCTTATTGATGTAGATAGCATGAGCACAAGAGTTTCAGACAAGATTAAGGAAGTTTCACAATCCCATCACCCACTGCCATTATCAGCATCTGATTTGTTTACAGAATCAGTGGGACTTGAGGAGCAGGAATTTGGGTCATTCAGGAGGCACTCTAGCTCAGGGCCAATGAGAACAGGAAGTAGAAGACAGTTCTGGCAGAGATTGAGAAGTTTGTCTAGAGGCAGCATGAGTGAGCATGGATTTTCACTAAAATTATGGCCAGGAACCagataa